The following coding sequences lie in one Komagataeibacter sucrofermentans DSM 15973 genomic window:
- a CDS encoding helix-turn-helix transcriptional regulator produces the protein MHNTSTTAPSPVPPRRTRPPRVDWAALAPRVATLRAQGCSTRETARRLDMNIKTLEAHLRRHRIRHAIPMDRPDQVRRTCLNCDTAFVADGRFLRLCPECRAMFS, from the coding sequence ATGCACAACACATCCACCACTGCACCCTCCCCTGTTCCGCCACGCCGCACACGCCCACCGCGTGTTGACTGGGCCGCCCTTGCCCCGCGCGTGGCCACCCTGCGGGCGCAGGGCTGTTCCACGCGCGAGACCGCCCGCAGGCTGGACATGAACATCAAGACACTCGAGGCCCATCTGCGCCGCCACCGCATCCGCCATGCCATACCGATGGACCGCCCCGACCAGGTGCGCCGCACCTGCCTGAACTGCGACACCGCCTTTGTGGCCGATGGCCGCTTTTTGCGGCTGTGCCCGGAATGCCGGGCCATGTTCAGCTAA
- a CDS encoding excinuclease ABC subunit UvrA — MSQRPVPAPAADPSTRPDFVHVRGAREHNLKDVSVDIPRDRLVVFTGVSGSGKSSLAFGTLYAEAQRRYLESVSPYARRLFRQMPVPDVTSIEGLPPAIALQQQRGTGTGRSTVGSITTLSNLLRMLYSRAGHYPAGMKRLEAESFSTNTPEGACPQCHGQGRIMDTTTALLVPDDSLSIRERAVAAWPTAWQGQNLRDILITKGVDVDCPWRDLPAKTREWILYTEETPTYPVYPGLDHAAVQRAIRDKVPPAYNGTFTGARRYVLHTFATSQSANMRRRAERFLTATPCPTCHGARLNPDALRVTIAGLNIARLTRLPLAAIARTLAPLADGTHVPEQAPQAGDATAIAARRMATDLLGRIAVLEHLGLGYLQADRSVTTLSPGEYQRLRLGTQIRSSLFGVVYVLDEPSSGLHPADAHNLLDALEGLKQAGNSLFIVEHNLYLIRRADWIVDVGPDAGTRGGEVLYSGLPDGLRAVKNSRTAPYLIGSNAPIARTPRPARGWLKLAGMTWNNLHDLSVDIPLGTFVTVTGLSGSGKSSLVSQALPAIMAHALGQKLPDAPDADAIEDMPEGTPQGHVVEGVKKISRLVMIDQKPIGRTPRSNLATYTGLFDTIRQIYAATDLARSRGYDAGRFSFNLPKGRCPTCEGAGSVMVELLFLPSVYSPCPTCHGTRYRPEVLEVTIGGRSIADVLAMTVDEAAAFFAHNPTLSTTLATLQQGGLGYLRLGQPATELSGGEAQRIKLATELRKQRRGHTLYILDEPTTGLHPADVDRLQAHLQSLVDGGHTVVVAEHDMRVAARSDWIIDMGPGAGDGGGTIVAAGTPHDVARAHGSATAPFLLPLTG; from the coding sequence ATGTCACAGCGCCCCGTTCCCGCTCCCGCGGCTGACCCGTCCACCCGGCCCGACTTCGTGCATGTGCGTGGCGCGCGCGAGCACAACCTCAAGGATGTGAGCGTGGACATTCCGCGTGACCGGCTGGTCGTGTTCACCGGGGTTTCGGGCTCGGGCAAATCCTCGCTGGCCTTCGGCACGCTGTATGCGGAGGCACAGCGGCGGTACCTGGAGTCAGTCTCGCCCTATGCCCGCCGGCTGTTCCGGCAGATGCCGGTGCCCGATGTCACGTCAATCGAGGGGCTGCCGCCCGCCATCGCACTCCAGCAGCAGCGCGGCACGGGCACCGGGCGCTCCACGGTGGGCAGCATCACCACGCTGTCGAACCTGCTGCGCATGCTCTATTCCCGCGCGGGGCATTACCCTGCGGGCATGAAACGGCTGGAGGCGGAATCATTCTCCACCAACACGCCCGAAGGCGCATGCCCGCAATGCCACGGCCAGGGCCGCATCATGGACACCACGACCGCGCTGCTGGTGCCCGATGACAGCCTCTCGATCCGCGAGCGCGCGGTCGCGGCATGGCCCACGGCATGGCAGGGGCAGAACCTGCGCGATATTCTCATCACCAAAGGCGTGGATGTGGACTGCCCCTGGCGCGACCTGCCCGCCAAGACCCGTGAATGGATTCTCTACACCGAGGAAACACCCACCTACCCCGTCTATCCCGGACTGGACCATGCCGCCGTGCAGCGCGCGATACGCGACAAGGTGCCCCCTGCCTATAACGGCACCTTCACCGGCGCGCGGCGCTATGTGCTGCACACCTTTGCCACATCGCAGAGTGCGAACATGCGCAGGCGGGCCGAGCGGTTTCTCACCGCCACGCCGTGCCCCACCTGCCATGGCGCGCGGCTGAACCCCGATGCGCTGCGTGTGACCATCGCGGGGCTGAACATTGCCCGGCTCACCCGCCTGCCGCTTGCCGCCATCGCCCGCACGCTGGCCCCGCTGGCTGATGGCACGCATGTGCCCGAACAGGCCCCGCAGGCAGGTGATGCCACCGCCATTGCCGCCCGCCGCATGGCCACCGACCTGCTTGGCCGCATTGCGGTGCTGGAGCATCTGGGCCTTGGCTACCTGCAGGCCGACCGCTCGGTCACCACGCTTTCGCCCGGTGAGTACCAGCGCCTGCGGCTGGGCACGCAGATCCGCTCCAGCCTGTTTGGCGTGGTGTATGTGCTCGATGAGCCCTCAAGCGGGCTGCACCCCGCCGATGCCCACAACCTGCTCGATGCGCTGGAGGGGCTGAAGCAGGCAGGCAACTCGCTGTTCATTGTCGAGCATAACCTCTACCTCATCCGCCGGGCGGACTGGATTGTCGATGTCGGCCCCGATGCGGGCACGCGCGGGGGCGAGGTGCTGTATAGCGGCCTGCCCGATGGCCTGCGGGCTGTCAAAAACTCCCGCACCGCACCCTACCTGATTGGCAGCAATGCCCCGATTGCCCGCACGCCCCGCCCGGCCAGAGGGTGGCTGAAGCTTGCGGGCATGACGTGGAACAACCTGCACGACCTGAGCGTGGATATTCCGCTAGGGACATTCGTGACCGTGACCGGCCTGTCAGGCTCGGGCAAATCCAGCCTTGTCAGTCAGGCGCTGCCCGCCATCATGGCGCATGCGCTGGGGCAGAAACTGCCCGATGCGCCAGACGCCGACGCCATCGAGGACATGCCCGAAGGCACGCCGCAGGGGCATGTCGTGGAGGGCGTGAAGAAAATCAGCCGGCTGGTCATGATCGACCAGAAACCCATCGGCCGCACCCCGCGCTCTAACCTGGCCACCTATACCGGCCTGTTCGACACGATCCGCCAGATCTATGCCGCGACCGACCTGGCCAGATCGCGCGGCTATGATGCGGGCCGTTTTTCGTTCAACCTGCCAAAAGGCCGCTGCCCCACCTGTGAGGGCGCGGGCTCGGTGATGGTGGAACTGCTGTTCCTGCCCAGCGTGTATTCCCCCTGCCCCACCTGCCACGGCACACGCTACCGGCCCGAGGTGCTGGAAGTGACCATAGGCGGCAGATCCATTGCCGATGTGCTGGCCATGACGGTGGATGAAGCGGCTGCCTTTTTTGCCCACAACCCGACCCTGTCCACCACGCTCGCCACACTCCAGCAGGGTGGGCTTGGCTACCTGCGGCTGGGCCAGCCCGCCACCGAGCTTTCGGGCGGGGAGGCGCAGCGCATCAAGCTTGCCACCGAACTGCGCAAGCAGCGCCGGGGCCATACGCTGTATATTCTTGATGAACCGACAACCGGCCTGCACCCCGCCGATGTGGACCGGCTGCAGGCCCACCTGCAATCGCTGGTGGATGGCGGACACACCGTGGTGGTGGCCGAGCACGACATGCGGGTGGCGGCCAGAAGCGACTGGATTATCGACATGGGGCCGGGCGCGGGCGACGGGGGCGGCACGATCGTGGCCGCTGGCACGCCGCATGACGTGGCCCGCGCCCACGGCAGCGCCACCGCGCCCTTCCTGCTGCCCCTTACCGGCTGA
- a CDS encoding M1 family metallopeptidase encodes MSAPYMMRLCYLAACGVLVSLSPRPVRAQVAVPDPNQIFSPVVMPTPVSAYRSGDGTPGPMAWKNQADYRIAVTLDPTTHELSGEETVTYHNNSPSSLPVLWVQLDQNMYRADSRRAGLSSPAGAPHTDGVQIGAVTLMEGTATHEVTPLISDTRMQITLPHPLAPGRTQVFRVRWHYTMPGAWGGRTAVSPSKNGDLYEIAQFYPRMAVFDDVHGWDTLPYVGDEFYLDYGNFDYAVTVPASFMVVGSGALVNPAEVLSHAQQQRLAQARRSETRVMIRDQADVEAAAHAPPAGSRTWRFHMDSTRDVAFVASPALLWDAARLDLPPIAPAPGMKPEARLGMSVYPVEAMGPQAWDRSTEYVKHTIEYFSHDWYPYPWATAINVGGHGAGMEYPGIVFDGMKDRDAKLFWITTHELGHTWFPMIVGSNERRNGFMDEGFNTFIDSLASLHFNKGEFAPKHDGEYAPDTGRPADDIVKVLKDPVYQPIMGPSYIPGRGDRHAIAYFKAAYGLELLRSQILGPARFDPAFRHYIAAWAYRHPTPSDFFRLMESDAGEDLSWFWRGWYFTNAAPDYALAGLEYVKNDPAKGVQVKVRNKGALPLPVTLQVTWADGATTRRILPTGIWAKGNETVVFLPDGRPVRSAILDPDHAIPDIDRSNNESTSIIPEGAGMVVARRNLKP; translated from the coding sequence ATGTCAGCCCCTTACATGATGCGGCTTTGCTATCTGGCGGCCTGTGGCGTGCTTGTCAGCCTGTCGCCCCGGCCGGTTCGGGCGCAGGTTGCGGTGCCGGACCCCAACCAGATCTTCAGCCCGGTCGTGATGCCAACCCCGGTCAGCGCCTACCGCTCGGGTGATGGCACACCAGGGCCGATGGCATGGAAAAACCAGGCTGATTACCGCATTGCCGTCACCCTTGACCCCACGACCCATGAACTCTCGGGCGAGGAAACGGTCACCTATCACAACAACAGCCCGAGCAGCCTGCCGGTGCTGTGGGTGCAGCTTGACCAGAACATGTACCGCGCCGACAGCAGGCGGGCCGGCCTGTCCAGCCCCGCTGGCGCGCCGCATACGGATGGGGTGCAGATCGGGGCGGTGACCCTTATGGAGGGCACCGCCACGCATGAGGTAACGCCGCTGATCTCCGATACCCGCATGCAGATCACCCTGCCACACCCGCTGGCGCCGGGCAGGACGCAGGTGTTCCGGGTGCGGTGGCATTACACCATGCCCGGCGCATGGGGCGGGCGCACGGCGGTCAGCCCCTCCAAAAACGGCGATCTTTACGAAATCGCCCAGTTCTACCCCCGCATGGCCGTGTTTGATGACGTGCACGGGTGGGATACGCTGCCCTATGTGGGCGATGAGTTCTATCTCGATTACGGCAATTTTGATTACGCGGTGACCGTTCCCGCCAGTTTCATGGTCGTGGGCTCAGGCGCGCTGGTCAACCCGGCGGAGGTGCTTTCACACGCGCAGCAGCAGCGCCTTGCGCAGGCCCGGCGTAGCGAAACGCGCGTCATGATCCGTGATCAGGCGGATGTGGAGGCGGCAGCCCACGCGCCGCCCGCAGGCAGCCGCACGTGGCGCTTTCATATGGACAGCACGCGCGACGTGGCCTTCGTCGCCTCGCCCGCCCTGTTGTGGGATGCAGCCAGGCTGGACCTGCCGCCCATCGCCCCCGCGCCGGGCATGAAGCCCGAGGCCCGGCTTGGCATGTCGGTCTACCCCGTTGAGGCCATGGGGCCGCAGGCATGGGACCGCTCGACCGAATACGTAAAACACACGATCGAGTATTTCTCGCATGACTGGTACCCCTACCCGTGGGCCACGGCCATCAATGTGGGCGGCCACGGCGCGGGCATGGAATATCCGGGCATCGTGTTCGATGGCATGAAGGACCGCGATGCCAAGCTGTTCTGGATCACCACCCATGAACTTGGCCACACGTGGTTTCCCATGATTGTCGGCTCGAATGAACGCCGCAACGGCTTTATGGATGAAGGCTTCAATACGTTTATCGATTCACTGGCGTCGCTGCATTTCAACAAAGGCGAGTTCGCGCCCAAGCATGATGGCGAATACGCGCCCGATACCGGCAGGCCCGCGGATGATATCGTCAAGGTGCTCAAAGACCCGGTCTACCAGCCCATCATGGGGCCTTCCTACATCCCCGGCAGGGGCGACCGGCATGCCATCGCGTATTTCAAGGCGGCTTACGGGCTGGAACTGCTGCGCAGCCAGATCCTTGGCCCCGCGCGGTTTGACCCGGCCTTTCGCCACTACATTGCCGCCTGGGCCTATCGCCACCCCACGCCGTCGGACTTCTTCCGCCTGATGGAAAGTGACGCGGGGGAGGATCTGTCATGGTTCTGGCGTGGCTGGTATTTCACCAATGCCGCACCGGATTACGCGCTGGCGGGGCTGGAATATGTCAAGAATGACCCGGCAAAAGGCGTGCAGGTAAAGGTGCGGAACAAGGGCGCCCTGCCGCTGCCGGTTACGTTGCAGGTAACATGGGCCGATGGGGCGACCACGCGGCGCATCCTGCCCACCGGTATATGGGCGAAGGGCAATGAGACCGTCGTGTTCCTGCCTGATGGCAGGCCGGTGCGCTCTGCCATTCTCGATCCCGACCACGCCATTCCTGACATCGACCGCAGCAATAATGAAAGCACATCCATAATACCGGAGGGCGCTGGCATGGTCGTGGCGCGGCGCAACCTCAAGCCGTGA
- a CDS encoding nucleoside deaminase: MTDLLPDLDHAHFLRRAFAVAEQARQGGDHPFGCILVDAQGQVVLEQGNGFTAEGGDMTAHAERLLATRASKRFPPAVLASHTMYTSAEPCAMCAGAVYWSGIGRVVFGQSEHSLKEMTGNHPENPTLDLPCRTVFAAGQRPVAVIGPLLEAEAAALQQAFWNESKTSES, encoded by the coding sequence ATGACCGACCTGCTGCCCGATCTTGATCACGCGCATTTCCTGCGTCGCGCCTTTGCAGTGGCCGAGCAGGCGCGGCAGGGGGGTGATCATCCTTTTGGCTGCATTCTGGTCGATGCGCAGGGGCAGGTGGTGCTGGAACAGGGCAACGGCTTCACTGCTGAAGGCGGTGACATGACCGCCCATGCCGAGCGCCTGCTGGCCACGCGGGCCTCGAAGCGCTTCCCGCCCGCCGTGCTGGCGTCGCACACCATGTACACATCAGCCGAGCCGTGTGCGATGTGTGCAGGTGCGGTGTACTGGAGCGGCATTGGCCGGGTGGTTTTTGGCCAGAGCGAACACAGCCTTAAGGAAATGACGGGCAACCACCCCGAGAACCCGACCCTCGACCTGCCCTGCCGCACGGTTTTTGCTGCCGGGCAGCGCCCGGTGGCGGTGATCGGCCCGCTGCTGGAAGCCGAGGCCGCGGCCCTGCAGCAGGCTTTCTGGAATGAAAGCAAGACCTCCGAGTCATAA
- a CDS encoding penicillin acylase family protein, translating into MGLARKWRLGLCLGAGLAVAGGSHVARAAKAGHDEILWDTFGVPHIYATTEAGAFYGFGWAQAHSHGNIVLKLYGTARGRAAEYWGVTEEESDRWVRGNGVYERARTFYARQTPGFRRDLDAFARGINDYAAGHPADIADDMRAVLPVSGVDVVAHGLRLMNYVYIAEERKMLGDAPERRAGGSNAWAIAPSRTTDGHAVLLANPHLPWSTPFYTYYEAQLNGPGFSIYGATHVGLPVLRFAFTPDVAFTNTVNTILGAVRYRLTPDGDGYRLDGRKRKFATRTLSYKVKMPDGTLATRSFVQRYAKQGPVFNEADGTPIALYVAGLDRPGMLRQYWDMARSHNFNEFQAALRKLQVPMFNIVYADHDGHVMYLDNGILPKHNNGDFDYWNSIVPGDRSDNIPKGVVAYDNLPKVIDPASGFVQNANDPPWLATYPRLLDPKTYPAYVAQTGPMTLRAQMSTRMLAGEVKMSFDDIMARKLNTRSLLAERILPELLAAARKDRRADVKAAVKVLQDWDGADDATSRGALLFETWARLFMGPRFAGSDGFARQWSLDDPISTPSGLKDPAHAVNLLAQAAVETRKLYGAIDRPFGDVSRFHINNVDLPGNGGFGNTGIFRTITWGPMKDGERTPLHGETWVSLVSFSTPMKAKGLLSYGNSSQPGSPHHADQLSYLSSKTLRDLWLSRDVVEQHVESVDRLPD; encoded by the coding sequence ATGGGATTGGCACGGAAGTGGCGGCTGGGGCTGTGCCTCGGCGCGGGCCTGGCCGTGGCGGGTGGAAGCCACGTGGCCCGGGCCGCCAAGGCAGGGCATGATGAAATTCTGTGGGACACGTTTGGCGTGCCCCATATCTATGCCACGACCGAGGCCGGTGCCTTCTACGGCTTTGGCTGGGCGCAGGCGCATAGTCACGGCAATATTGTCCTGAAGCTTTATGGCACCGCCCGCGGCCGGGCCGCCGAATACTGGGGCGTGACAGAAGAAGAGTCGGATCGCTGGGTGCGGGGCAATGGCGTGTATGAACGCGCCAGAACCTTTTATGCCCGCCAGACGCCGGGCTTTCGCAGGGATCTCGATGCGTTCGCGCGCGGCATCAACGATTATGCCGCAGGCCACCCCGCTGATATTGCCGATGACATGCGCGCCGTCCTGCCGGTCAGTGGGGTTGATGTCGTGGCCCACGGCCTGCGGCTGATGAATTATGTCTATATTGCCGAGGAGCGGAAAATGCTCGGCGATGCGCCCGAGCGCAGGGCAGGCGGGTCGAATGCCTGGGCCATTGCCCCTTCGCGCACGACCGATGGGCACGCCGTGCTGCTGGCCAACCCGCACCTGCCGTGGAGCACGCCGTTCTATACCTATTATGAGGCGCAGCTGAATGGTCCCGGCTTCAGCATTTACGGCGCAACGCATGTGGGCCTGCCGGTGCTGCGCTTTGCCTTTACGCCGGATGTCGCGTTTACCAATACCGTCAACACCATTCTGGGCGCCGTGCGCTACAGGCTCACCCCCGATGGCGACGGCTACCGGCTCGATGGCCGGAAGCGGAAATTTGCCACCCGCACCCTGTCCTATAAGGTAAAGATGCCGGACGGCACGCTGGCCACCCGTAGTTTCGTGCAGCGTTATGCAAAACAGGGGCCGGTCTTTAATGAGGCGGATGGCACGCCCATTGCGCTGTATGTGGCGGGCCTCGATCGCCCCGGCATGCTCAGGCAGTATTGGGACATGGCGCGATCGCACAATTTTAATGAGTTCCAGGCAGCGCTCAGAAAGCTGCAGGTGCCCATGTTCAACATTGTCTATGCCGATCATGATGGGCATGTCATGTATCTCGACAACGGTATCCTGCCAAAACACAATAATGGCGACTTTGATTACTGGAACAGCATCGTGCCGGGTGACCGGTCGGATAACATACCCAAAGGCGTTGTTGCTTATGACAATCTGCCCAAAGTGATTGATCCGGCATCAGGCTTTGTGCAGAACGCCAATGATCCACCCTGGCTTGCCACCTATCCGCGCCTGCTCGACCCCAAGACCTATCCGGCCTATGTGGCGCAGACCGGCCCGATGACATTGCGCGCCCAGATGTCGACCCGCATGCTCGCGGGCGAGGTGAAAATGTCGTTTGACGACATCATGGCCCGCAAGCTCAATACCCGTTCGCTGCTGGCCGAGCGTATTCTGCCCGAACTCCTTGCCGCCGCCCGCAAGGACCGCCGCGCTGATGTGAAGGCGGCCGTGAAGGTGCTGCAAGACTGGGATGGCGCCGATGACGCCACCAGCCGCGGCGCATTGCTGTTCGAGACATGGGCGCGGCTGTTCATGGGCCCCAGATTTGCAGGATCGGATGGATTTGCCCGGCAATGGTCGCTTGATGACCCGATCAGCACGCCATCGGGCCTGAAGGATCCCGCCCATGCGGTCAACCTGCTTGCACAGGCGGCGGTCGAGACCAGAAAGCTGTATGGCGCAATCGACCGCCCGTTTGGCGATGTATCACGCTTTCACATCAATAATGTCGACCTGCCGGGCAATGGTGGCTTTGGCAATACCGGCATTTTCCGCACCATCACCTGGGGGCCCATGAAAGATGGCGAGCGCACGCCGCTGCATGGCGAGACATGGGTTTCGCTGGTCAGTTTCTCCACGCCCATGAAGGCGAAGGGACTGCTGAGCTATGGCAATTCCAGCCAGCCCGGCTCGCCCCATCATGCCGATCAGCTTTCCTATCTGAGCAGCAAGACCCTGCGTGATCTGTGGCTGAGCCGCGATGTGGTGGAGCAGCATGTGGAATCCGTTGACCGGCTGCCTGACTGA
- a CDS encoding M15 family metallopeptidase: MPASPPGPVLEGDDLFRVPARLAPDALRALAGQAVMPAFAPAPRVADLVDITQVDPAIALDVRYASSRNFLGFPVYPAARAFLQRPAALALSHARGLAAWHGYGLLVYDAYRPWHVTALFRAAVPEALHEFVGDPAMGSRHNRGCAVDLTLWDLATYQVVPMPSGFDEMTPRAHVDYAGGDALARQRRDLLARIMQASGFVPLAEEWWHFDFADWADYPVLDLSFDAVAQAEKK; this comes from the coding sequence ATGCCCGCTTCCCCGCCCGGCCCCGTGCTTGAGGGCGATGACCTGTTTCGCGTGCCCGCGCGCCTTGCGCCCGATGCGCTGCGGGCTTTGGCCGGGCAGGCGGTCATGCCTGCCTTTGCACCCGCACCAAGGGTTGCGGACCTGGTTGACATTACGCAGGTTGATCCGGCGATTGCGCTGGATGTCCGTTATGCTTCTAGCCGCAATTTTCTGGGTTTTCCGGTTTATCCGGCGGCGCGGGCGTTTTTGCAGCGCCCGGCGGCGCTGGCCCTGTCGCATGCGCGCGGCCTTGCGGCGTGGCATGGTTACGGCCTGCTGGTTTATGATGCCTATCGGCCATGGCATGTCACGGCGCTGTTCCGCGCTGCCGTGCCGGAGGCATTGCATGAATTCGTGGGGGATCCGGCCATGGGGTCACGCCATAACCGGGGCTGTGCGGTGGACCTGACCCTATGGGATCTGGCAACGTACCAGGTCGTGCCCATGCCGTCGGGCTTTGATGAAATGACGCCCCGCGCTCATGTTGACTATGCCGGTGGGGATGCCCTGGCGCGGCAGCGGCGCGACCTGCTGGCGCGCATCATGCAGGCCAGTGGCTTTGTGCCCCTGGCGGAGGAATGGTGGCATTTCGACTTCGCGGACTGGGCAGATTACCCGGTGCTCGATCTTTCGTTTGATGCGGTAGCGCAGGCTGAAAAGAAGTAA
- a CDS encoding surface-adhesin E family protein, whose translation MAGGLACSGLAGGARAALAQEPASPAPHVAANLQKLPPYQNKVNEYIDLASVQARGTHSSATFIQDFDEDMIRHGLPFASVRFSVVYNCAADTYRTMAYSTWSGHMGTGHRIADGPVPRGEMTVDPSLRDGRRIACGKGAHGEGE comes from the coding sequence ATGGCCGGAGGACTCGCCTGTAGTGGCCTGGCGGGCGGCGCGCGGGCGGCACTGGCGCAGGAACCTGCTTCCCCCGCCCCGCATGTGGCGGCAAACCTGCAGAAACTGCCACCGTACCAGAACAAGGTGAATGAATATATCGACCTTGCTTCGGTGCAGGCGCGTGGCACCCATTCGTCGGCTACGTTCATCCAGGATTTTGACGAGGACATGATCCGTCACGGTCTGCCTTTTGCCTCGGTGCGGTTTTCCGTCGTCTATAACTGCGCGGCCGATACCTATCGCACAATGGCCTATTCCACCTGGTCAGGGCATATGGGCACCGGCCACCGCATTGCCGATGGCCCGGTGCCCCGTGGGGAAATGACGGTCGACCCCTCCCTGCGCGACGGGCGCCGCATTGCCTGCGGCAAAGGCGCGCATGGCGAGGGGGAGTGA
- a CDS encoding gluconate:H+ symporter codes for MTPLALILTGIGSIAVLLLLILKLRLHPFVALLVVAVAVALLTGMPVTKLADAIQGSMGRIMGHIAIIVAFGAMIGRMVDLSGGAATVANALIRRVGSAHVPLALVIAAFGVGIPVFFEVGVIMLMPLVYGMARQTGRVPAVFGIPMAVTMLTVHALLPPHPGAVAVAAALGVGAGHMLLLGLPLAAVATVLTYVLTRPIMAQPLRCAPDIRAVVDEARTPVQGQEAGHDAAAAFMQATARSPVGVGEILTVIAVPVVLMVAGTLAGELMGSGRLRTVLVFAGIPFVALGLDVLLCAWLLGLRRGMALATVSDVVAAALPGTAIIILITGAGGAFAQVLVGSGVGDALGGLLASTGLPLLVLAFVLTMILRVAQGPTTVALMTTAGILGPMIGRLHLDQTHLALMALAMGAGGMALSHVNDAGFWIVTRLCGVSVREGLRSWSLMTLVAALLVFAGVAAMWGVLPASKG; via the coding sequence ATGACTCCGCTCGCGCTGATCCTGACCGGCATTGGCTCCATTGCCGTCCTGCTCCTGCTTATCCTCAAACTCCGGCTGCATCCCTTCGTTGCCCTGCTGGTGGTGGCCGTGGCCGTGGCCCTGCTCACCGGCATGCCCGTAACAAAGCTGGCCGATGCCATTCAGGGCAGCATGGGCCGCATCATGGGCCATATCGCCATTATCGTGGCCTTCGGGGCCATGATCGGGCGCATGGTTGACCTTTCGGGTGGGGCGGCAACCGTGGCCAATGCGCTGATCCGCCGCGTGGGGTCCGCCCATGTGCCGCTGGCGCTGGTCATTGCCGCCTTTGGCGTGGGCATTCCGGTGTTTTTTGAGGTAGGCGTGATCATGCTCATGCCGCTGGTCTATGGCATGGCGCGGCAGACGGGCCGCGTGCCTGCCGTGTTCGGCATTCCCATGGCCGTGACCATGCTCACCGTCCATGCCCTGCTGCCGCCCCACCCCGGTGCCGTGGCGGTGGCGGCGGCACTGGGCGTTGGCGCAGGGCACATGCTGTTGCTCGGCCTGCCGCTGGCAGCCGTGGCCACGGTGCTGACCTATGTGCTGACCCGGCCCATCATGGCGCAGCCGCTGCGCTGCGCGCCCGATATCCGCGCCGTGGTGGACGAAGCCCGCACGCCCGTGCAGGGGCAGGAGGCGGGGCATGACGCAGCGGCTGCCTTCATGCAGGCCACCGCGCGCAGCCCGGTGGGCGTGGGCGAGATCCTGACCGTCATCGCCGTGCCGGTGGTGCTGATGGTGGCGGGCACGCTGGCGGGCGAACTGATGGGCTCAGGGCGGTTGCGCACGGTGCTGGTCTTTGCCGGGATTCCCTTCGTGGCGCTGGGGCTGGATGTGCTGCTGTGCGCGTGGCTGCTGGGGCTGCGGCGCGGCATGGCGCTGGCCACGGTGTCCGACGTCGTGGCTGCCGCCCTGCCGGGCACGGCCATCATCATCCTCATTACAGGGGCGGGCGGGGCGTTCGCGCAGGTGCTGGTGGGCAGCGGCGTGGGCGATGCGCTGGGCGGCCTGCTGGCGTCGACCGGCCTGCCGCTGCTGGTGCTGGCCTTTGTGCTGACCATGATCCTGCGCGTGGCCCAGGGGCCGACGACCGTGGCGCTCATGACCACGGCAGGCATCCTTGGCCCCATGATCGGCCGCCTGCACCTTGACCAGACCCATCTGGCGCTGATGGCGCTGGCCATGGGTGCGGGCGGCATGGCGCTGTCGCACGTGAATGATGCGGGGTTCTGGATCGTGACAAGGCTGTGCGGCGTGAGCGTGCGCGAGGGGTTGCGGAGCTGGAGCCTCATGACGCTGGTGGCGGCCCTGCTGGTCTTCGCGGGCGTTGCGGCAATGTGGGGCGTGCTGCCTGCATCAAAGGGATAA
- a CDS encoding DUF2171 domain-containing protein produces the protein MKNRAWGGTQVPARMSGKEREFMTEVTQAMLGQDVIAAGTGRMGTLTAVNADGTIQVTVDGPAESAFTIPAAWVQSADNGKILLSHTVEDVQSYTPPTN, from the coding sequence GTGAAAAACAGGGCATGGGGCGGCACGCAGGTGCCTGCCCGCATGTCCGGCAAGGAAAGGGAATTCATGACGGAAGTAACGCAGGCCATGCTGGGTCAGGACGTGATCGCGGCGGGCACGGGCCGCATGGGCACGCTCACGGCAGTCAATGCCGATGGCACGATTCAGGTGACCGTTGATGGCCCGGCAGAGAGCGCCTTTACCATTCCCGCCGCATGGGTGCAGTCTGCCGATAACGGCAAGATCCTGCTCAGCCATACGGTGGAAGATGTACAATCCTACACACCGCCCACGAACTGA